The nucleotide sequence CTGCTAGACGCTACCCAGTAAACACATAAAGCTGAGGGCACGGTACAGGCCACTGGAACCATCACAACACTCAGGCCGCGAAACACATTGTTGGCTATGCTCTGCAATCGAGTGGGAGGACGTGTTCTCGACATGGCCTGCACTTCGATGATGGCCAAATTGATGAGCCCTAAGGTTACAGGCAGGATGTATGAGTTGTCAACCACGGTGAGATTGGGTATCCAACCGAATCCGCCAATGGTCATTTCGGTGGTCACAATTTGAGCTTCAATGGACATGGGATCCGGCAGCATGTAGACCAAGTTGCGCAGAGCCACTGATTGGAAGATCCACAGGGGAATCTGACCCCAGAGCACAATCATGGTCTTCATGGGATGACAGTTGTCCCGGACTATCAGGTTCTGCCATTGCTTCTTGATCTAAAAGGAAATAAGGATTAGGTGAGCTTCGAAACGCTGGTTTCTTTGAACAGACCGAACGCCGGTAGACGATCTGCGTCTGCTTGTCGCTCCACTTGAACTTCTGCTTGGCCATGGCCGCCTCCTTCTTCAGCTCCTCCACTATGGCGGGCATTTCCAAGGCAATCTTCTCGATCCTGGCGGTGATCTTGTGCTGGTAAATGGTCAGTGGCAGGGTGACAACGCTCCGGAAGAGGAATGTGGACAGCACGATGGATGCCCACCAGGGCAGTCCGCTGTAGTCGTGGATCTTGATGAGGACATCCTGCATGTAGGCCACAGGCGTGCTATTGGACAAAGTCTGCCAGAAGCCCACCAATCCACCGGCATTGGCCAGTTGGACACTTGCTGCTGCGGCCGCCGCATCTGTGGAAGCCAGGCGATGGTTGTACGTGCTATGGGCAGTCGTTAATCCTGGATACGTGTAGTTATAGGTGCTAACTATCCTTGGCCTACTGCAGGCTCGCAGGAGCAGCAAAGCtgccatttaaaataataaataaataataacaaatcGCGGTAAACAACTAAAAGGAACTTGCAGAGGCTCTGTTATGCATAACAGAACAGCTGATTGTTAACATAACTTGCTGTGATAGTGTGACCATGGCTCAAGCAGACAGGATTTTAGCCAGCATTAACCCTTAAGTGATCCATGCAAATTGATAAATAATTATTCAAAGTACGTTAAAAGTACAATATGTGTGACAATAAATTCTCAATTCACTGAGCCAAGCAAACTAACTTCTTCTGTAGATAACACTTGTGTAACATTTTACCGATTTGACATTTGTAattgcttttcttttttaatcactttttaatttttataaagcCTATTTAGCCTCAGCTTAACTAAAATGTCTAGACATAATTTCGCTTTTTAATAGATGTATTTCTTCAGAACATAAAATTAGATTcgcattattattattgccCAAACGCTTGGCATATTGGCCACATCGCGCTGCGTTCACTCTAATTTGGCATTTTAGAACCGTGCAGCATACTCGGCTGCACTTGCAACTTTTCATTGTTTGAAACgcaattaatatttaattcgAGTAATGAGTTTTAGCCAACGCCAACCAGAATGGCACACAATACCAGCGGTGGCGCTCAATCACATATTCGACTATCTGGATCCACGGGATCGTCTGAACTCAGCGAGTGTTTGTTGTTCCTGGAGACTTTCCTTCTTTCAAAAACGGTAAGTTGTGGCCTGTGCCTGTGTGGGTGTGTACATACGCGCTTATGTGTGTGGGTGGCAGTGTATGTGgctaaaatgtttaatttcgGTTCTTATTGGGTATATTTCCTTTGTTTTTACCCCTTATATTATATAGCAGCGGGTTAATCAAGCACAGAAGAACATCTGTGCTAGCATGGGCATTCAAAGACCCCACGATTATTGGATGTTTTGTATTCGACGCATTTGGCAGCGCTTCAATGTGTGGGGCGTTTGTTTATGTTAGTGTTGAAAAAAGGGGAAAGTCCACGATAAGAGGAATTCCCCCTGCCAATAAGTGCAATTAATTAAACTTATTGATCCGATCAGCACAATCTGTATAATCCGATCGTAACGATTGCGAAAAATACATATAATTTTATTAcctacatatatgtatgtagtgTTCTCTTCTgtttcatttcatttatttataactATATGATTTAAAATCCAAAGACATTTTGGAACTTCTATTTATTTCTTCAGAACCATATTGGAATTCTAATAAATAGTCTAAATCGCTGTTTTATAAGACAATACTTGAGCTTATCTATTATAgaagtttttaatatttttttaaatagaaaaaaatataattaataaatattcttTTTAAACAGCTACTTTAGAAACTTCCGCTTTCATTTGGATGTGGCCCGCGATGATCAGTTGGCCTTCTTCCATCGATCCATGGCCAACTTGGCCAAGGAACTGATTGTAATCTTCGACCTTCAAAATGCATTTCACATCCAGAAAATGCGACGACTTCTATACAAGTACGCTTTCTTCGAACAAAACTCTTACAATATCATAAACTAATATCCGTTCCTCCCACAGAGTGGCACGCTGTGATAATATCCAGAAATTGCGTTTCCAAACCCACAATGTGGGCCTTGTTGCCATCGGAAATATGCACAGCGATCACTGGGCGGCCATCGAACAGTATGTACTACTTTAGATCTGTAActttaaaagttaaataacCCAACAACGCTTACAGGTGCTTTGTAGAGCCGCTGAAGTTGCTTCTGAGCCGCAAGCGTCAGCCCTGTCAAATTTTAGACCTTGGGGCCATCGAGGCACTCTCATACTATGGCCACGACTTCCTAAAGGCCATGGGCAAGCCCCAGGAACTGCTGCAGCTGACACTGGCCAGCATCAAGTGCGATCCTAGTCACTATCCCATCCTCACACTGGACGCGACTCTGTTGCAGAAGTGCGCCGCCCTGCAGGTGCTCTCCCTGGACTACGACACCCTCTCCGACGAACTGCTGCACACCATACAAGTGCTACCGCTGCGGAAACTGCTCATCGCAGTGCACGGCCTGGACAGCGAGGAACATCCCGACGTGTCGGAGACGGCCTGGTCCAACTTCTCGGACCACTTTTCAAGCATTGAGCTGGTGCTGACCCTTGTGTACGCCTATGAGGCCATCGAACTGTTGCAGCAGCGCGTCCTGCGTATAAACATGCCGGTCACTCATGTGCGACTGCTATTCTGCGAGCAGATGAACGCCGAAGCCCTAGACTGGATGTCGGTGCACCACAGCGAAACGCTGCGCAGCATCCACTATGTGGACTCGGCGTACAAGCATTCCAACCGCATGGACTACGCTCGCCACGGCTACCTGCGCCAGGACCCATTCGTCATGATGGCCTGGCGCTGCAAGCAGCTGGAGGAGATCGTGGTGCACGGCTATTTGATGGATCCGCACAATCTCGTGGGCATCGCCCGGCTTCGGGGTCGGCAGCTAAAGCGTCTAGAGGTCTCCATGATCGACTGGTCCGGCGCAGCTTCAATGAATGCCTACAATGAGGTAAGTTATTATGTATTTCTTCAATTATCCATGTGAATACAACCCTCTTTGCTTCTGCCTCAGGAAATAAGCACCCTACTGGGACAACAGTGGTCGCCCATCAACCCGGACAAGATGCCGCCAACGCTGGCCTTCGACTACGAGTCACGCGATCAGTTCGTGTACGAAATGCTGCGCCAGGATCTCAGCCAGTAAGTGGTCGAAGTAGGGACTCACTAAAAATAACCAAAAATTGAAGCAAAGTCATCAAGTGAACGAAAGAAAAGCAAACATGACACGTGATCAACTCGAGCGcatagaaattaatttaaaaattgcaaaacctAATTACGTAGCTAAAACTAAACCCTAAAAGAGATATGTAAGCAAAAAGCAAATTCAACCGTTATACTAAGTtatcaaaatttatatatatgtaaaccAAACCTTTTGATTGGCAAGCATTTTATAGAAGTTAAATTTCCTAAGTTCATAGTCTTTGTAATTAAAATCGCGATTTGCCCTTGTTTGTTAGTCGAAAAGCGGGAGATTATGAGCAACAGGAATGTTAGGAGCAAAGCAAAAGACTTGAGCACTTCACAAATTTATGTAATTATGAATGTAACAACGGGGCGAAATGGGTTTGTTGAAATCTGCTAGAGAAACATCATTTTATAAGCAACAACAACTGTGATCCAAACGAAATGCAAAAGCGAgtgcagatgcagatgcatCTGCAAGTGCAAGCCAGTGTGAGCAATTGCGACACCAACTCTcatacaaaacaaaacaaaaaacgacAACAACAAATTGTTAAGCGAATTGTCTAGTTAGCTAAGTTTAAAAGTAACAAAAAGAAACGTGTTGAAAAATGTTTGTAAAACCAAAACTACGACCAATGTCAAATTGATTGCTCAAAACTCAATTGGCACAAATTGTTAACCTTTGTAGTAGTGTGAATAAGTATGGAATCCGGCGCTCAATTGTGATAAAccaacaaacaacaacaaaagcaaatGTAACAACAACGAGAGCTCGATCCTCGTTCGCTAAGCGCCGCCATTTGTGTAGTTTAAAGTGATATTACCAGCAACAACCAAGCAAATTGTAAGCAAATACAAGAACACCACAcagatatatatgtattgTAATAGCCAAAAGGAGCTAAATGTTAGTCGTGTGTCGTGTGTGGTACATGCGTTGTGGCCAGATAAACGGGCCAGCTAGCCAGGCGATTGTAAGACCCAAAATCAACTTTTAAGTATTTCGTAGCACAGGCATTAATTTATACAACTATGTACTATATTTAACCTATGTTTGCACAAAAACAGCAGCGTCTTCTCACGATCCGCGGCTCATCCTCCCCAGAGTTGCTTGCCGACCAACAAGTACAACCGCAACAATGacaacatcaacaacaacaacaacaacaacaatggtaCCTGAAGATCATGCTGAGCATTTAGATAACAAccgaacaacaacaaccacaaagTACTTGCTCAAATCTAACAAtctaaacaaacaaaaaatctATTGAAACAGAAGACTGAACGATAAAGAAAATCGCGATGAGGGTGTTGACTTCGTTGTCAGAGCAACGCGGAGGATGGCACTGGGTTTACT is from Drosophila suzukii chromosome 3, CBGP_Dsuzu_IsoJpt1.0, whole genome shotgun sequence and encodes:
- the LOC108013283 gene encoding F-box only protein 33, which produces MSFSQRQPEWHTIPAVALNHIFDYLDPRDRLNSASVCCSWRLSFFQKRYFRNFRFHLDVARDDQLAFFHRSMANLAKELIVIFDLQNAFHIQKMRRLLYKVARCDNIQKLRFQTHNVGLVAIGNMHSDHWAAIEQCFVEPLKLLLSRKRQPCQILDLGAIEALSYYGHDFLKAMGKPQELLQLTLASIKCDPSHYPILTLDATLLQKCAALQVLSLDYDTLSDELLHTIQVLPLRKLLIAVHGLDSEEHPDVSETAWSNFSDHFSSIELVLTLVYAYEAIELLQQRVLRINMPVTHVRLLFCEQMNAEALDWMSVHHSETLRSIHYVDSAYKHSNRMDYARHGYLRQDPFVMMAWRCKQLEEIVVHGYLMDPHNLVGIARLRGRQLKRLEVSMIDWSGAASMNAYNEEISTLLGQQWSPINPDKMPPTLAFDYESRDQFVYEMLRQDLSQ
- the LOC108012953 gene encoding cytochrome c oxidase assembly protein COX18, mitochondrial encodes the protein MAALLLLRACSRPRIVSTYNYTYPGLTTAHSTYNHRLASTDAAAAAASVQLANAGGLVGFWQTLSNSTPVAYMQDVLIKIHDYSGLPWWASIVLSTFLFRSVVTLPLTIYQHKITARIEKIALEMPAIVEELKKEAAMAKQKFKWSDKQTQIVYRRSIKKQWQNLIVRDNCHPMKTMIVLWGQIPLWIFQSVALRNLVYMLPDPMSIEAQIVTTEMTIGGFGWIPNLTVVDNSYILPVTLGLINLAIIEVQAMSRTRPPTRLQSIANNVFRGLSVVMVPVACTVPSALCVYWVASSSFGLAQNLLMLSPEVRRSVGIPKTQTELSQPYDLLWLKTQQRLRLVERSPADKPAVK